A single genomic interval of Camelina sativa cultivar DH55 chromosome 11, Cs, whole genome shotgun sequence harbors:
- the LOC104722643 gene encoding MLP-like protein 328, whose amino-acid sequence MATSGTYVTEVPLKGSADRHYKSWKSENHLFPDAIGQHIHHVVVHEGEHDSHGSIRSWNYTYDGKPATFKERREIDDANKTLTKRGLDGHPMEHLKVFDVIYEFIPKTANSCVCKITMIWEKRNDDFPEPSGLMKFVKTMVVDIEGHVTKA is encoded by the exons ATGGCGACGTCGGGAACATACGTAACGGAGGTTCCGTTGAAAGGATCGGCGGACAGACATTACAAGAGCTGGAAGAGCGAGAACCATCTCTTCCCTGACGCCATCGGCCAACACATCCACCATGTCGTTGTTCACGAAGGCGAACATGACTCTCACGGGTCTATCAGGAGTTGGAACTACACATATG ATGGAAAGCCGGCCACGTTCAAAGAAAGGAGAGAGATAGATGATGCGAACAAAACGTTGACGAAAAGAGGACTGGATGGTCACCCGATGGAGCATCTCAAAGTGTTTGATGTCATTTACGAATTTATTCCTAAAACTGCGAATAGCTGCGTCTGCAAGATCACTATGATATGGGAGAAGCGCAACGATGACTTTCCCGAACCAAGCGGCCTCATGAAATTCGTCAAGACCATGGTTGTTGATATTGAAGGCCACGTCACCAAAGCttaa
- the LOC104722645 gene encoding MLP-like protein 328, with translation MATSGTYVTEVPLKGSADQHYKSWKSENHLFPDVIGQHIQHVIVHEGEHDSHGSIRSWNYTYDGKPVTFKERREIDDANKTLTKRGLEGHPMEDLKVFDVVYQFIPKSEDSCVCKITMIWEKRNDDFPEPSGLMKFVKNMVVDIEGHVTKA, from the exons atggcGACGTCGGGAACATACGTAACTGAGGTTCCTTTGAAAGGATCGGCGGACCAACATTACAAGAGCTGGAAGAGCGAGAACCATCTTTTCCCTGACGTCATCGGCCAGCACATCCAACATGTCATTGTTCACGAAGGCGAACATGACTCTCACGGGTCTATCAGGAGTTGGAACTACACATATG atGGAAAGCCGGTGACGTtcaaagagaggagagaaataGATGATGCGAACAAAACGTTGACGAAAAGAGGACTGGAGGGTCACCCGATGGAGGATCTCAAAGTGTTTGACGTCGTCTACCAATTTATTCCAAAATCTGAGGATAGCTGCGTCTGCAAAATCACAATGATATGGGAGAAGCGCAACGATGACTTTCCAGAACCAAGCGGTCTCATGAAGTTCGTCAAGAACATGGTCGTTGACATTGAGGGCCACGTCACCAAAGCTTAA